In a single window of the Chelonia mydas isolate rCheMyd1 chromosome 8, rCheMyd1.pri.v2, whole genome shotgun sequence genome:
- the LOC102942019 gene encoding complement factor H-related protein 2 — MTTRELSVLLQDGLLYPDAFNSQQNTNAKFPGSNSATRISCNYRDEAIQCGRIENGKIVNKVEEKTTFQCNHGYKSENGINETTCTSEGWSPVPTCTVQVCPHPADIDLAEIVSGEKAEYQEGDVVQYRCYPGYTLAGPERTTCSGEKWTPPPKCLAPCIITRQQLETKKLLLSNGRRRTVLIQSDQTMEFLCGEHSDLKIPYLIKCVDGHMDLPTCISGTGEKCGRPPTIENGDITTLSLNEYAFGSSVEYRCQHYYIIEGERKSYCYNGIWTKEPVCLEPCVITQEDMRSHNIDLKWASAQKLYVSHGDFVEFKCRSSLLPNSSNNYRVQCNVGQIPYPQCT; from the exons ATGACAACAAGAGAATTGAGTGTACTTCTTCAGGATGGTCTCCTGTACCCAGATGCATTC AATTCTCAGCAAAACACCAATGCCAAGTTCCCAGGAAGCAACTCTGCAACACGGATCAGCTGTAATTACAGAGATGAAG CAATACAATGTGGAAGGATAGAAAATGGGAAAATAGTGAACAAAGTTGAAGAAAAAACAACCTTTCAATGTAATCATGGATATAAATCTGAAAATGGAATTAATGAAACTACCTGTACCTCTGAAGGCTGGTCTCCAGTACCTACATGTACTG TTCAAGTGTGTCCACATCCAGCTGACATCGATTTGGCAGAAATTGTCAGTGGGGAGAAAGCAGAATATCAGGAGGGTGATGTTGTTCAGTACAGGTGCTACCCAGGATACACTCTGGCGGGACCTGAAAGGACAACGTGCAGTGGAGAAAAATGGACacctcctccaaagtgcttgg CTCCATGTATTATCACAAGGCAACAACTGGAAACAAAAAAATTGCTTCTGTCCAATGGCCGAAGACGTACAGTATTGATTCAAAGTGACCAAACAATGGAATTTCTTTGTGGTGAacattctgaccttaaaatcccCTACCTCATCAAGTGTGTAGATGGGCACATGGATTTACCAACTTGTATATCTG gaactggggaaaagtGTGGCCGTCCACCTACTATTGAGAACGGAGACATAACTACTTTATCGCTAAATGAGTATGCATTTGGCTCTTCTGTAGAATACAGATGCCAGCATTATTATATAATagaaggagaaaggaaatcaTACTGTTACAATGGAATCTGGACAAAGGAACCAGTTTGTTTAG AGCCATGTGTTATCACACAAGAAGATATGAGATCACACAACATAGATCTGAAGTGGGCTTCAGCTCAAAAACTCTATGTGTCACATGGAGATTTTGTAGAGTTTAAGTGTAGATCCAGTTTATTGCCAAATTCTTCAAATAATTATAGAGTGCAGTGCAATGTGGGCCAAATACCTTATCCCCAATGCACTTAG